Proteins encoded by one window of Sphingosinicella sp. BN140058:
- a CDS encoding MFS transporter: MSSLAADAPRPVHPRYPWALVALLWMVAFLNSADRSILPAVLPQLRSEFGLTPTQLALFGSVFFWIYAVAAFFFGRAGDSARRSRVILYGLIFWSIATGLTPLSTGFVMLLAFRGLVALGEASYYPTATALIGDWHRPEMRSRALSLHQTAVFAGAGLGALFAGMIADRVGWHAPFVLFAAIGLAHAFVLVRFLRDAPIRRTAAVAGKGREPIGIVLRIPPAVMLCAVFFLGTGASTGLTFWAPTYVHDALGLDLGSSALWGSATINLAGFLSVPLGGLLADTLARRTPVGRFYTLAIGLSAAAILLLPLAWVTTAIGVGVVLLATSIGKGLFDGCIYASMHDVVPPQARATAVGMMTLCGFIGAGITPIAVATAAERFGMAAGMTSLAALYVVAVVLILLMRNAIRRAALANAHEVA; this comes from the coding sequence ATGAGCAGCCTGGCCGCCGACGCACCCCGCCCCGTCCATCCTCGTTACCCCTGGGCGCTGGTCGCATTGCTGTGGATGGTGGCCTTCCTCAACTCCGCGGACCGATCCATTCTCCCCGCCGTCCTGCCCCAGCTGCGCAGTGAATTCGGGCTCACTCCGACCCAGCTGGCGCTGTTCGGATCGGTGTTTTTCTGGATCTATGCGGTCGCCGCCTTCTTTTTCGGTCGGGCCGGAGACTCTGCGCGGCGCTCCCGAGTCATCCTCTACGGCCTCATCTTCTGGAGCATCGCGACGGGGCTCACCCCGCTGTCCACCGGATTCGTGATGCTGCTCGCCTTCCGCGGCCTCGTGGCGCTGGGTGAGGCCAGCTACTATCCGACCGCGACGGCGCTCATCGGCGACTGGCATCGCCCGGAAATGCGCAGTCGCGCTCTGTCGCTGCACCAGACGGCGGTGTTCGCCGGTGCCGGCCTCGGCGCCCTCTTCGCGGGCATGATTGCCGATCGCGTCGGCTGGCACGCGCCGTTCGTGCTGTTCGCCGCGATTGGGCTGGCGCATGCGTTCGTCCTTGTCCGCTTCCTGCGCGATGCGCCGATCCGCCGCACGGCCGCCGTTGCCGGGAAAGGACGCGAACCGATCGGGATCGTGCTGCGGATACCGCCGGCGGTGATGCTGTGCGCGGTCTTCTTTCTGGGCACCGGTGCCTCGACGGGCCTGACCTTCTGGGCGCCGACCTACGTTCACGACGCGCTCGGGCTCGATCTCGGCAGTTCAGCCCTCTGGGGCTCGGCCACCATCAATCTCGCCGGTTTTCTCTCGGTGCCGCTGGGCGGGCTGCTCGCCGACACCCTTGCCCGGCGAACGCCGGTCGGTCGCTTCTACACGCTTGCGATCGGCCTTTCGGCCGCCGCCATTCTGCTGTTGCCGCTCGCCTGGGTCACCACCGCGATCGGCGTCGGCGTCGTGCTGCTCGCCACCAGCATCGGCAAAGGCCTGTTCGACGGCTGCATCTACGCGTCGATGCACGACGTCGTGCCGCCCCAGGCGCGCGCGACGGCCGTCGGCATGATGACCCTGTGCGGCTTCATCGGCGCCGGGATCACGCCGATCGCAGTCGCGACCGCGGCAGAGCGCTTCGGCATGGCGGCCGGCATGACGTCACTCGCCGCGCTTTACGTCGTTGCGGTGGTCCTGATCCTGCTGATGCGGAACGCGATCCGGCGGGCGGCGCTCGCCAATGCGCACGAGGTGGCTTGA
- a CDS encoding TonB-dependent siderophore receptor has product MKRLHHGLRAGWLAATALTMVAPAAVLAQAPAGGDAAADAAPAAQADEIAPSAADEEEIIITGTSVGRPALDTPLAVTTIGDERLQKLSVSSQADILNTIPTIKADAGGGEVASNVFVAGLPSGGQYQFTPLMYDGMPIFSTFGLNSSAYDVYARNDLGIQRLEFVRGGVSNLFGPGSVAGLINYISTTGGPEHHGIAQLEWAERGRMRADFAVNGPAGGNLFYAFSGFVRTDEGPIRTGLPTEGFQLRGNLKYEFNSGRGSFTVFGQYIDDKTQFYLPIPLDGTTRNRVRGNDGKIVYSVQGPEAGRLGFNTPDGRFQTEITEGVTTKGGMVGLAFDNDFGGIGINGRVRYADYKHRFGLFSDGDGIINVPESLQGFLTNRGLGSLANASFTFADNGAAVPTDYLLFANRTTDRNRPATDFSAELNLTAKATTGAFQHNFTLGGFYANARARDVNVTSTYLAEFNNRPRLINLSVRNPNTGAVTIVSADGLLNAGAGYVNNRHQAERYAAYVADQIEAGRFSFDIGARVEHFVGDIRRERTATFVTDSATPNLAAALRDVIWGNDTFLTAKVDTTEWAVAAGALYRLSDNFSLYANASRGYFFPEIRSVTFNALGEAASYEGEIIKQASAGLKFDGGRFAGTLAGFYTKLDNRRQVLFVNDGAGGLTERVNLVGTESYGLEATALIRLFRNLRIEGNLTLQDHKYTDFDTTPANVGNELERQPNILYNAGLFYDDDRFDFSVFTNYTGDNFTAANNAIELDGFNVVNLDAGVKFPVRGVAIRAAINVFNLLESDATTEGSPRQDSSQSAGGAFFVGRPVLPRRITARLSIAF; this is encoded by the coding sequence ATGAAGAGGCTTCATCACGGGCTCCGCGCCGGCTGGCTGGCGGCGACTGCGCTGACGATGGTTGCGCCCGCGGCTGTGCTTGCGCAGGCCCCGGCGGGCGGCGACGCCGCTGCGGATGCTGCCCCGGCGGCACAGGCGGACGAGATCGCTCCTTCTGCCGCCGACGAGGAGGAAATCATCATCACCGGCACCAGCGTCGGGCGGCCCGCGCTCGACACGCCGCTTGCCGTGACGACGATCGGAGACGAGCGGCTTCAGAAGCTGAGCGTCAGCAGCCAGGCGGACATCCTGAACACGATTCCGACGATCAAGGCCGATGCCGGTGGCGGCGAGGTCGCGTCGAACGTGTTCGTTGCCGGCCTGCCGTCCGGCGGCCAATATCAATTCACCCCGCTCATGTACGACGGAATGCCGATCTTCAGCACCTTCGGCCTGAATTCCTCGGCGTATGACGTCTATGCGCGCAACGATCTCGGCATCCAGCGCCTCGAATTCGTCCGCGGCGGCGTTTCCAACCTTTTCGGCCCCGGATCGGTGGCGGGCCTGATCAACTACATCTCGACGACGGGTGGCCCCGAGCATCACGGCATTGCCCAGCTCGAATGGGCGGAGCGCGGCCGCATGCGCGCCGATTTCGCCGTGAACGGGCCGGCCGGAGGCAATCTCTTTTACGCCTTCTCCGGTTTCGTGCGCACCGACGAGGGGCCGATCCGTACCGGCCTCCCGACCGAGGGTTTCCAGCTTCGCGGCAACCTCAAGTACGAATTCAACAGCGGCCGAGGCTCCTTCACCGTGTTCGGCCAGTATATCGACGATAAAACCCAATTCTACCTGCCGATCCCGCTCGACGGGACGACTCGCAATCGTGTGCGCGGCAATGACGGCAAGATTGTCTACTCGGTCCAGGGGCCCGAAGCCGGCCGCCTCGGCTTCAACACGCCCGACGGGCGCTTCCAAACCGAGATCACCGAAGGTGTGACCACCAAAGGCGGCATGGTCGGCCTTGCCTTCGACAATGATTTCGGAGGCATCGGGATCAATGGCCGCGTCCGCTATGCCGATTACAAGCACAGGTTCGGCCTGTTTTCCGACGGCGACGGAATCATCAACGTGCCCGAATCCTTGCAGGGATTCCTCACCAATCGCGGTCTTGGATCCCTCGCCAATGCGAGCTTCACCTTCGCCGACAATGGCGCGGCGGTGCCGACCGATTATCTGCTGTTCGCCAATCGAACCACCGACCGCAATCGTCCCGCGACGGATTTCAGCGCCGAGCTCAACCTGACGGCAAAGGCGACCACGGGTGCATTCCAGCACAATTTCACCCTCGGCGGCTTCTATGCCAACGCGAGGGCGCGCGACGTCAACGTCACCTCCACTTACCTGGCGGAATTCAACAACCGCCCAAGGCTGATCAACCTATCGGTACGCAATCCGAATACCGGCGCAGTGACCATCGTCTCCGCCGACGGATTGCTCAATGCCGGGGCCGGCTACGTCAACAACCGCCATCAGGCGGAGCGCTATGCGGCCTATGTCGCGGACCAGATCGAAGCCGGGCGATTCTCGTTCGACATCGGTGCCCGGGTCGAGCATTTCGTAGGCGATATCCGCCGCGAGCGCACCGCCACCTTCGTGACCGACAGTGCGACCCCGAACCTCGCCGCCGCACTGCGCGATGTTATCTGGGGCAACGACACCTTCCTCACCGCCAAGGTCGACACGACCGAATGGGCGGTTGCCGCCGGCGCGTTGTATCGCCTCAGCGACAATTTCAGCCTCTACGCCAATGCGTCGCGCGGCTATTTCTTCCCGGAGATCCGCTCGGTCACCTTCAATGCGCTCGGTGAGGCCGCGTCCTACGAGGGCGAGATCATCAAGCAGGCTTCGGCGGGCCTCAAGTTCGACGGCGGCCGTTTCGCCGGAACCCTCGCCGGCTTCTACACCAAGCTCGACAATCGGCGGCAGGTGCTGTTCGTCAACGATGGTGCCGGCGGGCTGACCGAGCGGGTCAATCTGGTCGGGACCGAGAGCTATGGGCTGGAGGCGACGGCGCTCATAAGGCTGTTCAGGAACCTCCGGATCGAGGGCAACCTCACGCTGCAGGACCACAAATATACGGATTTCGACACCACGCCGGCGAACGTCGGCAACGAGCTCGAGCGTCAGCCCAACATTCTCTACAATGCCGGCCTGTTCTACGACGATGATCGCTTCGATTTCTCGGTGTTCACCAACTATACGGGCGACAATTTCACCGCTGCGAACAATGCCATCGAGCTCGACGGCTTCAACGTGGTCAATCTGGATGCGGGCGTGAAGTTCCCGGTGCGGGGTGTCGCGATTCGCGCGGCGATCAACGTCTTCAACCTGCTCGAAAGCGACGCCACCACCGAAGGATCTCCGCGGCAGGATTCCTCGCAATCGGCCGGCGGCGCATTCTTCGTCGGTCGGCCGGTGCTGCCGCGCCGGATCACCGCGCGGCTCAGCATCGCCTTCTAG
- a CDS encoding trehalase family glycosidase — MTQDFNTARAILEANDRGGYTVPNGRVYPFQWNWDSAFVALGFDTFDRDRAWIEIESLFRAQWPGGFVPHIVFWQEDEGYFPGPGVWDSGRTPPTSGITQPPVAATIVRKLWESALAAGQADAYQARAEALFDGLLAWHRWFADHRDPGGHGVVVAMHPWETGRDNSPEWDAPGESIDVSNVGDYVRRDTGHLDAKMRPTKLEYDRYLALVQFGRAAGWDHPAIARSNPFQVADVGMSMILLRANRDLLALAQALGRDGDEIAAWIARAEAGIHYLWDGERRTWCSRDLRTGRSSGYVTSASFLSFYAGLRDPQSDEAMLAHFDRIAGRVRYMVPSLDPDDPGFQMIRYWRGPVWAVVNWMIGHGLAEAGHRARAERVRSDTLALIRDTGFYEAFSPLDGSGSGGDDFSWTAAIALAWQTPG, encoded by the coding sequence TTGACCCAGGATTTCAACACGGCGCGCGCGATCCTCGAAGCCAATGATCGCGGCGGCTACACGGTGCCGAACGGACGAGTCTATCCATTCCAGTGGAACTGGGATTCGGCTTTCGTCGCGCTCGGCTTCGATACCTTCGATCGGGATCGCGCCTGGATCGAGATAGAGTCTCTGTTTCGCGCGCAATGGCCCGGCGGCTTCGTGCCCCACATCGTCTTCTGGCAGGAGGATGAAGGCTACTTTCCCGGGCCGGGCGTGTGGGACAGCGGGCGGACACCGCCAACGTCCGGGATCACCCAGCCCCCTGTGGCGGCGACGATCGTTCGCAAGTTGTGGGAGAGTGCGCTCGCCGCGGGCCAGGCCGACGCCTATCAGGCGCGCGCCGAAGCCTTGTTCGACGGTCTGCTCGCCTGGCACCGCTGGTTCGCGGACCATCGTGATCCCGGCGGCCACGGAGTCGTCGTGGCGATGCATCCGTGGGAGACCGGGCGAGACAATTCGCCGGAATGGGATGCGCCGGGCGAATCGATCGATGTCTCCAACGTCGGCGACTATGTTCGGCGCGACACAGGCCATCTCGACGCCAAGATGCGTCCCACCAAGCTCGAATATGATCGCTACCTTGCCCTCGTCCAGTTCGGGCGGGCTGCGGGGTGGGACCATCCGGCGATCGCGCGCAGCAATCCATTCCAGGTCGCCGACGTCGGCATGTCGATGATCCTGCTGCGTGCCAACCGCGATCTGCTCGCGCTGGCGCAGGCGCTCGGGCGCGACGGCGACGAGATCGCAGCATGGATCGCGCGCGCCGAGGCTGGGATCCACTACCTCTGGGATGGCGAACGCCGCACGTGGTGCTCCCGGGATCTGCGCACCGGCCGTTCCTCCGGCTACGTCACCAGCGCCTCGTTCCTGAGCTTCTACGCCGGGCTTCGCGATCCCCAGTCCGATGAGGCGATGCTCGCCCATTTCGATCGTATTGCGGGTCGCGTGCGCTACATGGTGCCGAGCCTCGATCCCGATGACCCCGGCTTTCAGATGATCCGTTACTGGCGTGGCCCGGTCTGGGCGGTGGTCAACTGGATGATCGGCCACGGCCTGGCGGAGGCGGGCCATCGGGCGCGTGCCGAACGAGTGCGCTCCGACACCCTCGCCCTAATCCGCGACACTGGCTTCTACGAGGCGTTCAGCCCGCTCGACGGCTCCGGCAGTGGCGGCGACGACTTCTCCTGGACCGCCGCCATCGCCCTGGCATGGCAGACGCCAGGCTGA
- a CDS encoding LysR substrate-binding domain-containing protein, producing MMLDLGDLMVFTKVVETENLTRAGQDLGLPKSTVSRRLTRLEEHLGVQLLHRSTRAVTPTQEGQLFFEYCLRSMGVLRDGERALLDRRSTPQGVVRIAIPYVLGQSLIGPLLAEFLQQFPDVRLVSVLSDDAIGLLRAGFDVALAVGPFPDSGLIAVKLGSTGCGIFGAPGYFERKGMPQSHVELPRFDLLASGTVDRRHRWALHKDDLEVSVDFLPRLLCNDLLLLRQAVLSELGIASLPAFLCKRDLADGRLVEVLPGWQAADMQFFALFADPKGVPVRVRTLIDYLVEHLRPTLSWDLV from the coding sequence ATGATGCTCGATCTCGGCGATCTGATGGTCTTCACGAAAGTGGTCGAGACCGAGAATCTGACCCGGGCGGGGCAGGATCTCGGTCTTCCCAAGTCGACGGTGAGCCGGCGGCTGACCCGGCTCGAGGAGCATCTCGGGGTACAACTTCTTCACCGATCGACGCGGGCAGTCACGCCGACCCAGGAAGGCCAGCTCTTCTTCGAATATTGCCTGCGCTCGATGGGCGTGTTGCGGGATGGCGAGCGCGCGCTGCTCGATCGACGAAGCACGCCCCAGGGCGTGGTTCGGATCGCCATCCCCTATGTGCTCGGCCAGAGCCTGATCGGGCCATTGCTCGCCGAATTTCTGCAGCAATTCCCTGATGTGCGTCTGGTCAGCGTATTGTCCGACGACGCCATCGGACTGTTGCGGGCCGGGTTCGATGTCGCCCTCGCAGTCGGCCCTTTCCCCGATTCGGGGCTGATCGCGGTGAAGCTTGGCAGCACCGGCTGCGGCATCTTCGGCGCACCCGGCTATTTCGAACGCAAGGGAATGCCGCAAAGCCATGTCGAGTTGCCGCGCTTCGATCTGCTCGCCAGCGGCACCGTCGATCGTCGCCACCGTTGGGCGTTGCACAAGGACGATCTGGAAGTCTCCGTCGATTTCCTTCCCCGCCTGCTCTGCAACGATCTGCTGCTGCTACGCCAAGCCGTGCTCAGCGAACTCGGTATTGCGAGTCTGCCCGCCTTCCTGTGCAAGCGCGATCTCGCCGACGGCCGGCTGGTCGAAGTGCTGCCCGGCTGGCAGGCGGCCGACATGCAGTTCTTCGCCCTGTTCGCCGACCCGAAGGGGGTGCCGGTTCGGGTGAGAACGCTGATCGACTATCTGGTCGAACATCTTCGCCCCACCCTGTCCTGGGATCTCGTCTGA
- a CDS encoding diguanylate cyclase, whose product MPKSLGVRIAVLGVSIVLTLAAVGALLTRAGSRTEQSIVWVAHTQDVLRHIAEPVDRVRKAESDLRGMILSRDRSFVDGLDASLERAERDLDALVRLTRDNPEQNIRARGLRRAMLERIAYLRGGLSANQTALAAEEMRRRAHESRLLMTEVDRRREEMLEAEQALLASRMQEAANLLSWNKHLVLLGGGVVAGVVLLMILIVARGVRRPTGRMLAAMHDLGAGATATRIDVSAMGSREFSALAGGYNAMAERLEQAMERQRHSDDELQTINGQLQARSEALHARSEVIASLSAMAHRMQAARTDDEFADVIGCFVPAVLPELSGGVYAHNNSRNQLVRIARWGDGDSLPSSFAPHECWALRLGQGHTLSGGGADIVCAHVRGEEVAYHCEPLLAGGEVIGSIHLRGAISPESRFRLDALAENIASALVNYRLQRDLREQTIRDPLTNLFNRRYLEETLAVEIARATRADSALTVVMCDVDHFKRFNDEHGHDAGDHVLQAVAEEMRQHFRDGDVVCRYGGEEFTIIAPGASPEVLTPRIERLRLAIGHLQLRHAQQTLGAVSMSFGLASWQKQMGQDGEALLQTADEALYRAKRAGRNRSVIAQQLAA is encoded by the coding sequence GTGCCGAAATCACTGGGAGTACGCATAGCCGTTCTGGGGGTGTCGATCGTCCTCACCCTCGCGGCTGTCGGTGCCCTGCTCACCCGGGCAGGGTCGCGTACCGAGCAGAGCATCGTCTGGGTCGCGCACACCCAGGACGTGCTACGGCATATCGCCGAACCTGTGGACCGGGTGCGCAAAGCCGAATCGGACCTGCGCGGCATGATCCTTTCCCGGGATCGGAGCTTCGTCGACGGTCTCGATGCGAGCTTGGAGCGTGCCGAGCGGGACCTGGATGCGCTCGTCCGGCTCACCCGCGACAACCCGGAGCAGAATATCCGCGCCCGCGGGCTCCGCCGGGCGATGCTCGAGCGCATTGCCTATCTTCGAGGCGGGCTGAGCGCGAACCAGACGGCGCTTGCGGCCGAGGAAATGCGCCGCCGCGCGCACGAATCCCGCCTGTTGATGACCGAGGTCGACCGTCGCCGCGAAGAGATGCTCGAAGCGGAACAGGCGCTGCTCGCCAGCCGCATGCAGGAAGCTGCGAACCTGCTGTCCTGGAACAAGCACCTCGTCCTGCTTGGCGGCGGCGTGGTGGCCGGTGTCGTCCTGCTGATGATCCTGATCGTCGCGCGTGGTGTCCGTCGTCCCACGGGCCGCATGCTCGCCGCGATGCACGATCTTGGTGCAGGAGCGACCGCGACGCGGATCGACGTTTCGGCAATGGGATCGCGGGAGTTCAGTGCGCTGGCGGGCGGTTACAACGCCATGGCCGAACGGCTCGAGCAGGCGATGGAGCGCCAACGTCATAGCGACGACGAATTGCAGACGATCAACGGTCAGTTGCAGGCACGAAGCGAAGCCCTCCACGCCCGCAGCGAGGTAATCGCCTCCCTCAGCGCGATGGCGCATCGCATGCAGGCAGCCCGGACGGACGATGAATTCGCGGACGTGATCGGCTGCTTCGTACCGGCAGTGCTGCCCGAGCTCTCCGGTGGAGTCTATGCCCACAACAATTCGCGCAATCAGCTGGTCCGCATCGCCCGCTGGGGCGACGGCGATTCGCTGCCGTCGAGCTTCGCGCCCCACGAATGCTGGGCGTTGCGCCTCGGCCAGGGCCATACCCTCAGTGGCGGAGGCGCCGACATCGTCTGCGCGCACGTGCGCGGCGAAGAGGTCGCCTACCATTGCGAGCCCTTGCTCGCCGGGGGCGAAGTGATCGGATCGATCCATCTCCGCGGTGCAATCAGTCCCGAGAGCCGCTTCCGGCTGGACGCGCTGGCCGAGAATATCGCGTCGGCCCTGGTCAACTACCGGCTCCAACGCGATCTGCGCGAGCAGACGATCCGCGATCCACTGACCAACTTGTTCAATCGCCGCTATCTCGAGGAGACGCTCGCGGTCGAGATCGCCCGTGCAACCCGTGCCGACAGCGCTCTGACCGTCGTCATGTGCGACGTCGATCATTTCAAGCGGTTCAACGACGAGCACGGGCACGATGCGGGCGATCACGTCCTCCAGGCCGTTGCCGAAGAGATGCGCCAGCACTTCCGCGATGGCGACGTCGTCTGCCGATACGGCGGCGAAGAGTTCACGATCATCGCCCCGGGCGCGTCGCCGGAGGTGCTGACTCCGCGGATCGAACGGCTGCGGCTTGCCATCGGCCATCTCCAGCTTCGCCACGCCCAGCAAACGCTGGGCGCGGTGTCGATGTCGTTCGGCCTCGCCAGCTGGCAGAAGCAGATGGGTCAGGACGGCGAGGCCCTGCTCCAGACCGCGGATGAAGCCTTGTACCGGGCCAAGCGCGCCGGGCGGAACCGATCCGTCATCGCGCAGCAACTCGCCGCCTGA
- a CDS encoding glycerate kinase encodes MHDRDIGVTDTAQADDRMRADLLALFAEAVRAVSAEVAMPARIPASPHGRTLVIAVGKGAADMMRIAIERMSDRAVKGLVVTRHGHLPPGDVHWPNVEVIEAGHPYPDENSVRAAVRALELAGTLQAGDRMLVLLSGGGSALLAAPAPGLSLADKQAMTRSLLQSGATIEEINRVRKHLSAIKGGRLAVAAGAAAVTTWIISDVPGDDPSFVSSGPTVADNSSLEMAREIIERYGIRPSAEVAAALQDPANETPSADSLGLAGCETLVIARARDALAGAGRLAGEIGYHVTDLGDQLQAEARHLGASHAALSRRLARAGGPRRAVLSGGETTVTVVNKAGRGGRNLEYLLGLAIALDGEPDIWALACDTDGIDGTEHAAGAVVTPTTLARAAQAGLDPASYLAENNAFLFFEALGDLVVTGPTLTNVNDFRAILIHPAGGADA; translated from the coding sequence GTGCACGACAGAGACATCGGCGTGACCGACACGGCGCAAGCCGACGACAGGATGCGTGCCGATCTGTTGGCTTTGTTCGCCGAAGCGGTTCGCGCCGTGTCGGCCGAAGTGGCAATGCCCGCGCGAATCCCGGCGTCGCCGCATGGCCGCACGCTCGTCATCGCGGTGGGCAAAGGCGCCGCCGACATGATGCGCATCGCGATCGAGCGGATGAGCGATCGCGCGGTGAAGGGCCTGGTCGTCACCCGTCACGGTCACCTGCCGCCGGGCGACGTGCATTGGCCGAATGTCGAGGTGATCGAGGCCGGTCATCCCTATCCGGACGAGAATAGCGTCCGGGCGGCGGTTCGTGCCTTGGAACTTGCGGGAACCCTCCAAGCGGGGGACCGCATGCTGGTGCTGCTGTCCGGCGGCGGCTCGGCCCTGCTGGCGGCACCGGCCCCCGGCCTCAGTCTCGCCGACAAGCAGGCGATGACCCGTTCGCTGCTCCAGTCCGGCGCGACCATCGAAGAGATCAACCGGGTGCGAAAGCATCTTTCCGCGATCAAGGGCGGGCGCCTTGCGGTGGCCGCCGGCGCCGCGGCCGTGACCACCTGGATCATCTCGGACGTGCCTGGAGACGACCCATCCTTCGTGTCCTCAGGGCCGACCGTCGCCGACAACAGCAGCCTCGAAATGGCGCGCGAGATCATCGAGCGTTACGGGATTCGCCCCTCCGCCGAAGTCGCCGCCGCGCTGCAGGATCCGGCTAACGAGACTCCCTCGGCCGACAGCCTCGGCCTTGCCGGCTGCGAAACCCTGGTCATCGCCAGAGCGCGCGACGCGCTTGCCGGCGCCGGGCGGCTCGCGGGCGAGATCGGCTACCATGTCACCGATCTCGGCGATCAGCTGCAGGCGGAGGCGCGGCACCTCGGCGCCAGCCATGCCGCGCTGTCCCGTCGGCTCGCCCGAGCCGGCGGGCCGCGCCGCGCAGTGCTCTCCGGCGGCGAGACGACCGTGACCGTGGTCAACAAGGCGGGACGGGGCGGACGCAACCTCGAATATCTGCTCGGCCTCGCCATCGCCCTCGACGGGGAACCCGACATCTGGGCGCTGGCCTGCGATACCGACGGGATCGACGGCACCGAGCATGCAGCGGGCGCGGTGGTGACTCCGACCACCCTCGCGCGCGCCGCCCAGGCAGGGCTCGATCCCGCATCGTACCTTGCCGAAAACAATGCCTTCCTGTTCTTCGAAGCGCTCGGCGACCTGGTAGTAACGGGGCCGACCCTCACCAACGTCAACGATTTTCGCGCGATCCTGATCCACCCGGCCGGAGGCGCCGACGCATGA
- a CDS encoding GAF domain-containing protein, with protein MRRSFYAPAPFPDDEHARQRIVNALLDTDLDRGRLRLLVEEAARLLSVPIAAVTILDGPRQWLAACVGLPVETTPRCQAFCGYTIERRGTLFSVADALEDERFAGNPLVTGAPHIRFYAGAPLILEGAAIGALCVIDIAPRPAPSEAQAAHLLRLAEVATAFLELDLRAGGGDAARTPASSGAGAL; from the coding sequence ATGCGCCGATCCTTCTACGCCCCGGCTCCCTTCCCGGACGACGAACATGCCCGGCAGCGGATCGTGAACGCTCTCCTCGACACCGACCTCGATCGCGGACGGCTGCGCCTGCTCGTCGAGGAAGCGGCGCGGCTCCTGTCCGTACCGATCGCCGCCGTCACCATTCTCGACGGTCCGCGCCAATGGCTCGCCGCCTGCGTCGGTCTTCCGGTCGAAACGACGCCGCGCTGCCAGGCTTTTTGCGGTTACACGATCGAACGACGCGGCACCCTGTTCAGCGTCGCGGACGCGCTTGAGGACGAGCGCTTCGCCGGGAATCCGCTGGTTACCGGAGCCCCGCACATTCGCTTCTATGCCGGAGCGCCCCTCATCCTCGAAGGCGCGGCGATCGGTGCCCTTTGCGTGATCGATATCGCACCGCGGCCCGCCCCGAGCGAAGCACAGGCGGCGCACCTGCTTCGGCTCGCCGAGGTCGCCACGGCCTTCCTGGAACTGGATCTGAGGGCCGGCGGCGGCGATGCGGCCCGCACCCCCGCCTCAAGCGGCGCGGGCGCGCTATAA
- a CDS encoding GGDEF domain-containing protein has product MTRWLVETNGDIRAEIQPSLVKGLYGGVPIFLGGVLNTIAVSTLIGVRIPTWPFLLWAAIEIALGLVRLPLLIHAHRAIAAGGRPRTDLYIALAVLWAASVGYGALISLASGDFVASTLACLSAAAMAGGIAFRNFSAPRLVAVMIALSLGPCMIGGFLSGEPILAVIALQIPAYGYAVTVAAFRLHGLLVRTMESEHANRQLALHDPLTGLRNRAGLEEEVERRLALRDAHGPTALLYLDLDGFKGVNDTYGHAAGDALLRQLAHRLLGATAPDDLVARIGGDEFVVVTSGLDGAAAVEKGERIGAALSTRSYDLGRDTARVGVSVGVAVDPVHGRDFESLFSSADAALYRAKALGRSACLVAAAPPPVRHDWRAARACG; this is encoded by the coding sequence GTGACGCGTTGGCTCGTCGAGACCAATGGCGACATCAGGGCGGAGATCCAGCCGTCGCTGGTGAAGGGCCTGTATGGAGGCGTGCCGATATTCCTCGGCGGCGTGCTCAACACGATCGCCGTGTCGACACTAATCGGGGTGCGGATCCCGACCTGGCCATTCCTGCTCTGGGCCGCGATCGAGATCGCGCTCGGCCTCGTTCGTCTGCCCCTGCTGATCCATGCGCACCGCGCGATCGCTGCTGGTGGGCGGCCTCGGACTGACCTCTATATCGCGCTTGCGGTGCTCTGGGCCGCGTCCGTCGGCTATGGCGCGTTGATCAGCCTCGCCAGCGGCGATTTCGTCGCATCGACGCTCGCCTGCCTCTCGGCCGCCGCCATGGCCGGTGGCATCGCCTTTCGAAATTTCTCGGCGCCGCGGCTGGTCGCCGTGATGATCGCGTTGAGCCTTGGACCTTGCATGATCGGTGGATTCCTGTCGGGGGAGCCGATCCTCGCAGTGATCGCACTGCAGATCCCGGCTTACGGCTATGCCGTGACCGTCGCCGCCTTCCGCCTGCACGGCCTGCTGGTGCGCACGATGGAGTCGGAGCATGCCAATCGGCAGCTCGCCTTGCATGACCCGCTCACCGGCCTGCGGAACCGCGCCGGTCTCGAAGAGGAAGTCGAGCGGCGGCTCGCTCTTCGAGATGCGCACGGCCCGACCGCTTTGCTCTATCTCGATCTGGACGGTTTCAAGGGCGTGAACGATACGTATGGCCACGCCGCGGGCGACGCGCTGCTGCGCCAGCTTGCCCATCGCCTGCTCGGCGCAACCGCACCCGATGACCTCGTCGCCCGGATCGGCGGCGACGAATTCGTCGTCGTCACGAGCGGCCTCGACGGTGCCGCGGCCGTAGAGAAAGGAGAGCGGATCGGCGCTGCGCTTTCGACCCGCTCCTACGATCTCGGCCGCGACACCGCCCGTGTCGGCGTCAGCGTCGGCGTCGCGGTCGATCCGGTCCACGGCCGCGATTTCGAAAGCCTGTTCTCGTCTGCGGACGCGGCCTTGTACCGGGCAAAGGCGCTTGGCCGTTCGGCCTGCCTCGTCGCCGCTGCGCCGCCGCCCGTGCGCCATGATTGGCGAGCCGCGCGCGCCTGCGGCTGA